The genome window GGAGGAGACAATGCACGCTGTTAAGGCTCGACCTGGGCATGGCACTGCAACTGAGAGCTAAGCGAGGAGGGGATGGGATGGGCAGGCAGAGGGGTGCCTGCACGGCCACACCAGGGACCCAGGCCAAGACACACAGGAGCCAGACGGCTGGAATCTGTCTCAGTCTTTATTGGCTGCAAGGCTGCACAGGCTCAGGCCAGGGCTCAGATCTTGTTGAAAGCAGCAATGTCGACACTCTGCACCTGCAGACAGGGAGGCTGGTGGTCACATGGGGCCTTGCTTCCGAAAGTCCCACACGCCTGGCCAGGCGTTCACATGGGACACCCCTGCACCTCTGAGCGCGCCCCCTCACTCACGTGCTCCTCGAACTTGGTGATCTCCTCTTCCAGCTGGTCTGTCCCCACCTTGTCGTCCTCCACCACACACTGGATCTGCAGCTTGCGGATGCCGTAGCCCACAGGCAGCAGCTTGGAGCTCCCCCAGACCAACCCGTCCAGCTGGACAGAGCGCACACAGGCCTCCAGTTGGGCCATGTCCGTCTCGTCATCCCACTGAGGTGAGAGGGAAGGGGCACAGGCTGAGCTTACACCTGCCCTGCCCAGCGCTGACCCCTCTAGGACCCCAggcatggggaggggaggggaaggtcgGAGGTGAGCCACTCACAGGCTTCACGTCCAGTAGAATGGAGGACTTGGCCACCAGGGCAGGCTTCTTGGCCTTCTTCTCTGCGTACTGCCGCAGCCTCTCCTCACGCAGCCTGGCAGCCTCCTTGTCCTCCTCCTCGTCGCTACCGAACAGGTCAATGTCATCATCCTCATCGTCCTCCGTGGCGGTGGCCGCCTTCCTGCTGGGTGGCTCCACTTGGCGCATGGGAGACACGTGCTGCCGTGGTGGGGGGAGCGGGTGTGGAGGCTGAGACCCACACAGGCAGgaccccaggcccctgcccctcACTGCTGCCTGGGCCGGCCTGCAGAgggcccccagctcctcagcGCCAGGCCCGGGGTCCCTGGTGGGGGTGGGCCCTCACCTGGGTCTGTGGAGCGGTGGCCCGGTGGGCAGGCGAGCTCTTCTCCAGGGCACTCAGCCGTGCCTCCAGCTTGGAGACAGCTTGCTGCAGATCCTGCACCACTGTGGGGGTATAGGGATGCTGGTCGAACGGCAGGGCCCAGGGCGGGACACCCCCCCATCAGGCCCAGGATGGGGCCCCCCGggccccccaaccccacccccatcagCCCAGGGCCTCACCCCCTCGCAGGCTCTGGTTCTCTACTTCCAGGCTGGCAATCCGGGTGACCAGCTCACTGTGGTCTCCACTGGGCCCACTGGAGGCCCCGGGGCCTGCACTCtgcaaggcaggaggaaaggcagGGCTCACACCCTTGCCTGCCCCTCGGGGTCCCCCATTCACAGCTGTGCTAAAGCAGAGCCCCGAGCTCAGCCTGCGGGGGGAGCCCTGTGAGCATCAGGCTGAGGTAGCACCACAGCCAGGTGGGAACCCAGCCTAGGAAGCCGGGGGCTCGGGCGGCCCCGACACGGAGGCAGCGCAGAGCTGAGCCTCAGCTGCCACTGCCTGTGGGACGGGGGGGGAGGCCAAGGACTCACAGTTCCAAGAGTGGCCAGACCCAGGGCAGGGGGACCAGGCAGTACAGCCTTGAGCTAGAAACAGGATGGGACAGCAGGGGAGGACCCGCCGGGGACAGAAGGATGAGCACCCAGTGCAGGAGCGGCAGCCTGGCCCTTCCTCCCTGCGCCACATGGCTGCCCGCCTTGGAAAGCTCCAGTCCGGCCGCCAGCCTGCCCCGCTCCTCTCTGAGGGGGAGCCCGTCATCTGCTCCAGGCGGCACTGTCCAGGGAGCTCACCCCCACATGGTGCCACGGCTCGAGCCCAAGCTACACGCCAGGAGCCGGCATGTGGTCACGTGCACCCTGCACCCAGTGGAATGGCTCCCAGGACAGGCGCCCGGCCCTTTCAGACAACTGCTGCCGGCCTCCAGCGTCCAGTCACGAGAAAGACCTGGGGCCTTGGGCCTGCCCACCAAGCACCATTGGGAAAGCACGTGGCTGCTCCGTCCCCTGCACGCTCCCAGACCGCTACCGAGGTGAAGGTCTCCAGAGGCTGACCAACGCTGGCTCCCCGTCCCAGGACCAGCGGGTAGTGCTGGGCTGACACCATGTCTCGCAAGCCATCACTCCCACCACACAAAGCACCCAGCAGAGCCCGCCAGTGGTGCTGGGTGACGGGAAGGGGCAGCGACCAGCCCCCGGACGCCCCCTCCCTTCATGTCAGCCAGGAACCCACCCCAACCACCCCCAGCTTCCTACTCTGGTCAGTGGGtggccaccccgccccccacggcTGACCACCCTCG of Muntiacus reevesi chromosome 12, mMunRee1.1, whole genome shotgun sequence contains these proteins:
- the EEF1D gene encoding elongation factor 1-delta isoform X4, which produces MATNFLVHEKIWFDKFKYDDAERKFYEQMNGPMAGSSRQENGASVILRDIARARENIQKSLAGSAGPGASSGPSGDHSELVTRIASLEVENQSLRGVVQDLQQAVSKLEARLSALEKSSPAHRATAPQTQHVSPMRQVEPPSRKAATATEDDEDDDIDLFGSDEEEDKEAARLREERLRQYAEKKAKKPALVAKSSILLDVKPWDDETDMAQLEACVRSVQLDGLVWGSSKLLPVGYGIRKLQIQCVVEDDKVGTDQLEEEITKFEEHVQSVDIAAFNKI